The following are from one region of the Ictalurus furcatus strain D&B chromosome 11, Billie_1.0, whole genome shotgun sequence genome:
- the ppp4r2b gene encoding serine/threonine-protein phosphatase 4 regulatory subunit 2-B isoform X2, translated as MEIDTLLEALKDFEKKGKKEVSPVLDQFLCHVAKTGETMVSWLQFKSYFLFKLEKVMEDFRASAPEQRGPANPNVESIPFEEMKERILKIVNGYNGIPFTIQRLCELLTDPKRNYTGTEKFLRGVEKNVMVVSCVYPTSEKNGCSGINRMNGVMLPGTTSIFTERKVNGPGTPRPMNRLKISPSSSLATNGLLDSTENKDSNTTPGHSKPVGDVPTSGLGSPLNSCIKNKHAEEEENPEEEQLEVKRLKFSEEGDEEEEEDTECESDDKSVQSEGVCDVSENAESPSSMTQENHQGHEEEREDASSSAPCEDQEPSSTQSDCAEREVPSGSAQEPVDMDQSEQTAPASSPERQEVEEESSEPDSSSSSNELAASSDSTPSGADSPTEGSVELGELDLENTEEPMEQD; from the exons ATGGAAATTGACACCCTTCTTGAGGCTCTGAAag ATTTCgagaagaaagggaaaaaggAAGTGTCCCCGGTTTTGGACCAGTTTCTGTGCCATGTCGCGAAGACCGGAGAGACCAT gGTCTCATGGTTGCAGTTTAAAAGCTACTTTCTGTTCAAACTGGAGAAGGTGATGGAGGACTTCAGAGCTTCAGCGCCAGAGCAGAGAGGACCTGCAAACCCTAACGTGGAGTCCATCCCGTTTGAGGAGATGAAAGAGAGAATATTGAAGATCGTCAACGGATACAACGG GATTCCATTCACTATCCAGCGCTTGTGTGAGCTCCTCACAGATCCCAAGAGGAACTACACAGGAACAGAGAAATTTCTCAGAGGGGTTGAGAAG AATGTGATGGTGGTCAGTTGTGTGTATCCCACCTCTGA GAAAAATGGATGCAGTGGCATTAACAGAATGAATGGAGTCATGTTGCCAGGTACCACATCCATATTCACAGAAAG GAAAGTGAATGGGCCTGGAACACCGCGGCCGATGAACAGACTGAAAATTTCCCCATCTAGTTCGTTGGCCACGAATGGTCTGCTGGACAGCACAGAAAACAAAGACTCAAACACAACTCCAGGCCACAGCAAACCTGTTGG tgacgTGCCTACGTCAGGCCTCGGATCTCCTTTGAATAGCTGCATAAAGAACAAGCAtgcagaagaggaagaaaacccGGAGGAAGAACAGCTGGAGGTGAAGAGGCTCAAGTTCAGTGAGGAgggagatgaggaggaggaggaagacaCTGAATGTGAATCGGATGACAAGAGCGTTCAATCTGAGGGAGTGTGCGATGTGTCGGAAAATGCAGAGTCACCATCATCCATGACACAGGAGAATCATCAAGGACACGAGGAAGAGCGGGAGGATGCCAGTTCATCGGCACCTTGTGAGGACCAAG AGCCGTCCAGTACACAATCCGACTGTGCAGAGAGGGAAGTTCCTTCCGGATCCGCCCAGGAACCCGTTGACATGGACCAGTCAGAGCAGACAGCTCCCGCTTCCAGCCCTGAGAggcaggaggtggaggaggagtcTAGTGAGCCGgacagtagcagcagcagtaatgaGCTTGCCGCCTCTTCTGACTCCACCCCCAGTGGTGCAGACTCACCCACAGAGGGCAGCGTGGAGTTGGGGGAGCTAGACTTAGAAAACACAGAAGAGCCTATGGAGCAGGATTAA
- the ppp4r2b gene encoding serine/threonine-protein phosphatase 4 regulatory subunit 2-B isoform X1, whose translation MMLLLEDRCVSELISCVSLMSSDFEKKGKKEVSPVLDQFLCHVAKTGETMVSWLQFKSYFLFKLEKVMEDFRASAPEQRGPANPNVESIPFEEMKERILKIVNGYNGIPFTIQRLCELLTDPKRNYTGTEKFLRGVEKNVMVVSCVYPTSEKNGCSGINRMNGVMLPGTTSIFTERKVNGPGTPRPMNRLKISPSSSLATNGLLDSTENKDSNTTPGHSKPVGDVPTSGLGSPLNSCIKNKHAEEEENPEEEQLEVKRLKFSEEGDEEEEEDTECESDDKSVQSEGVCDVSENAESPSSMTQENHQGHEEEREDASSSAPCEDQEPSSTQSDCAEREVPSGSAQEPVDMDQSEQTAPASSPERQEVEEESSEPDSSSSSNELAASSDSTPSGADSPTEGSVELGELDLENTEEPMEQD comes from the exons ATGATGCTGTTACTGGAAGATCGATGTGTGAGTGAACTGATTTCTTGCGTTTCTCTGATGTCCTCAGATTTCgagaagaaagggaaaaaggAAGTGTCCCCGGTTTTGGACCAGTTTCTGTGCCATGTCGCGAAGACCGGAGAGACCAT gGTCTCATGGTTGCAGTTTAAAAGCTACTTTCTGTTCAAACTGGAGAAGGTGATGGAGGACTTCAGAGCTTCAGCGCCAGAGCAGAGAGGACCTGCAAACCCTAACGTGGAGTCCATCCCGTTTGAGGAGATGAAAGAGAGAATATTGAAGATCGTCAACGGATACAACGG GATTCCATTCACTATCCAGCGCTTGTGTGAGCTCCTCACAGATCCCAAGAGGAACTACACAGGAACAGAGAAATTTCTCAGAGGGGTTGAGAAG AATGTGATGGTGGTCAGTTGTGTGTATCCCACCTCTGA GAAAAATGGATGCAGTGGCATTAACAGAATGAATGGAGTCATGTTGCCAGGTACCACATCCATATTCACAGAAAG GAAAGTGAATGGGCCTGGAACACCGCGGCCGATGAACAGACTGAAAATTTCCCCATCTAGTTCGTTGGCCACGAATGGTCTGCTGGACAGCACAGAAAACAAAGACTCAAACACAACTCCAGGCCACAGCAAACCTGTTGG tgacgTGCCTACGTCAGGCCTCGGATCTCCTTTGAATAGCTGCATAAAGAACAAGCAtgcagaagaggaagaaaacccGGAGGAAGAACAGCTGGAGGTGAAGAGGCTCAAGTTCAGTGAGGAgggagatgaggaggaggaggaagacaCTGAATGTGAATCGGATGACAAGAGCGTTCAATCTGAGGGAGTGTGCGATGTGTCGGAAAATGCAGAGTCACCATCATCCATGACACAGGAGAATCATCAAGGACACGAGGAAGAGCGGGAGGATGCCAGTTCATCGGCACCTTGTGAGGACCAAG AGCCGTCCAGTACACAATCCGACTGTGCAGAGAGGGAAGTTCCTTCCGGATCCGCCCAGGAACCCGTTGACATGGACCAGTCAGAGCAGACAGCTCCCGCTTCCAGCCCTGAGAggcaggaggtggaggaggagtcTAGTGAGCCGgacagtagcagcagcagtaatgaGCTTGCCGCCTCTTCTGACTCCACCCCCAGTGGTGCAGACTCACCCACAGAGGGCAGCGTGGAGTTGGGGGAGCTAGACTTAGAAAACACAGAAGAGCCTATGGAGCAGGATTAA